The Coffea arabica cultivar ET-39 chromosome 3c, Coffea Arabica ET-39 HiFi, whole genome shotgun sequence genome contains a region encoding:
- the LOC140037920 gene encoding uncharacterized protein, whose translation MNKLCEKFRFKQYNSSMYYTAANGFAEAFNKTLCNLLKKIVDKSKRDWHLRSGEALWVYRITFRTPTQAIPYAFVYGVETVFSLECQIPSLRIAIQEGFSEEDNVRLRIEELEALDEKRLEAQQRIECYQARISKAFNKHVRPRSFQIGELVLAVWRLIILTHGRQKKFTPK comes from the coding sequence ATGAACAAACTTTGTGAAAAGTTTCGTTTCAAACAATACAATTCATCCATGTACTACACTGCTGCAAATGGATTCGCTGAAGCATTCAACAAGACCTTATGTAATCTATTGAAGAAAATCGTGGATAAATCAAAAAGGGATTGGCATCTTCGAAGTGGAGAAGCACTTTGGGTATACCGAATTACTTTTCGAACTCCCACACAAGCAATTCCATACGCGTTTGTTTACGGTGTTGAAACTGTTTTTTCACTTGAGTGTCAAATACCTTCGCTAAGAATTGCAATTCAAGAAGGATTCAGCGAAGAAGATAATGTTCGTCTTCGCATTGAGGAGTTAGAGGCACTTGACGAAAAGAGATTGGAAGCTCAGCAACGGATTGAGTGCTATCAGGCCCGCATTTCAAAAGCATTCAATAAGCACGTCCGACCTCGCTCTTTCCAAATCGGAGAGTTAGTGCTCGCCGTTTGGAGACTAATCATTCTCACTCATGGCAGACAAAAAAAGTTTACTCCTAAATGA